Proteins encoded by one window of Geobacter sp. DSM 9736:
- a CDS encoding PTS sugar transporter subunit IIA, giving the protein MIGLVVVTHAGLGRELLKAAEMIVGPLERAEAVGILPEDKVEAIREGIAGAIERVGQDGVILMTDMFGGTPSNMSLSFLQEKRVEVLTGVNLPMIIKFASDRLRHAVTDLAPILKESARESISVAGDYLKK; this is encoded by the coding sequence ATGATCGGATTGGTAGTGGTAACCCATGCCGGCCTGGGGCGGGAGCTTCTGAAGGCGGCGGAGATGATCGTAGGGCCGCTGGAGCGGGCGGAGGCAGTGGGTATCCTCCCGGAAGACAAGGTAGAGGCTATCCGCGAGGGCATAGCCGGCGCTATCGAGCGGGTGGGGCAGGACGGGGTGATACTTATGACGGATATGTTCGGAGGAACACCTTCCAACATGAGTCTTTCCTTTCTCCAGGAAAAACGGGTTGAGGTGCTGACTGGCGTGAACCTGCCGATGATCATCAAGTTCGCTTCGGACCGGCTCAGGCATGCCGTGACGGATCTTGCTCCCATTCTCAAGGAATCCGCCCGAGAGAGTATATCCGTCGCCGGCGATTATCTGAAGAAATAG
- the rapZ gene encoding RNase adapter RapZ has product MRIVIITGLSGSGKSTAVKALEDEGFFCLDNLPVALFPTFIDLVEKSGEVRDVALVTDIRGRDFFKAGGKVFQEIGEAGHDVEIIFFEATDEVLIRRFSETRWWHPALDSGSVPEGIRFEREQLAWLRRLSTMVVDTSELNVHQLREKVISRIRGGQEARPMTVHLQSFGYRYGIPLESDLLFDVRFLPNPHFVPELKEFSGLDPQVRNYVLEKQETAGFLGKLFEMLEFLLPHYQREGKSYLTISIGCTGGRHRSVVITEELRRVFGGKKVNLKVTHRDMEKGI; this is encoded by the coding sequence ATGCGAATCGTCATCATCACCGGCCTCTCGGGCTCCGGGAAGTCCACCGCCGTAAAGGCTCTGGAAGATGAGGGGTTCTTCTGCCTCGACAATCTACCAGTAGCGCTCTTTCCTACCTTTATCGATCTGGTGGAAAAGTCGGGGGAGGTACGCGACGTCGCACTGGTTACCGATATCCGGGGACGCGATTTCTTCAAGGCTGGCGGGAAGGTGTTCCAGGAGATTGGTGAAGCGGGGCATGATGTAGAGATCATTTTTTTTGAGGCTACGGACGAAGTCCTCATTCGGCGTTTTTCGGAAACAAGGTGGTGGCATCCCGCTCTCGATAGCGGATCCGTTCCCGAAGGAATACGTTTTGAGCGGGAGCAACTTGCCTGGCTGCGCCGGCTGTCCACCATGGTAGTAGACACTTCCGAGCTGAACGTTCACCAGTTGAGGGAGAAGGTGATCAGCCGCATAAGAGGAGGGCAGGAAGCCCGTCCGATGACCGTACATCTCCAGTCCTTCGGGTATCGCTACGGCATTCCGCTTGAGTCGGACCTCCTCTTCGACGTGCGCTTCCTTCCTAACCCCCACTTCGTTCCTGAGTTAAAGGAGTTCTCGGGACTTGACCCCCAGGTGCGTAACTACGTTCTGGAAAAACAGGAGACTGCCGGGTTTCTTGGCAAGCTGTTCGAGATGCTTGAGTTTCTACTGCCCCACTACCAGCGGGAGGGGAAGTCGTACCTGACAATCTCCATCGGCTGCACCGGAGGACGACATCGTTCGGTAGTGATAACTGAGGAACTCCGCAGGGTATTCGGGGGCAAGAAGGTAAACCTCAAAGTCACCCATCGTGACATGGAAAAGGGAATATAA
- the hprK gene encoding HPr(Ser) kinase/phosphatase translates to MNTISLSIEDLLRDEEYGLDLKLLAGAKGLDHRLYSSRIQKPGLALTGYVEHLHPSRLQVLGNTEISYLNQVPRKLVEKHIEKLCQFPISCFIITKGLIPPDFLVEETEKAGIPLLVTPLQSSTFISLITKFLEERLLPTTHIHGVLVDVLGVGVLLLGKSGIGKSECALDLVIRGHRLVADDIVHIKKKVPAALVGRAAETIQHHMEIRGLGIINVKDLYGVSSIREKKIIDLVLELVEWDPEQEYDRLGIDDQTYTILDVELPHLKIPVRPGRNLTSIIEVAARNFLLKGMGYHSAMEFHERLLSRLDVRPLGDEVE, encoded by the coding sequence TTGAATACCATAAGCCTTTCAATCGAAGATCTGCTCAGGGATGAGGAATATGGTCTCGACCTGAAGCTGCTTGCGGGGGCGAAGGGCCTCGACCACCGGCTCTACAGCTCACGGATCCAGAAACCCGGGCTCGCTCTGACCGGGTACGTCGAGCATCTCCACCCCTCCAGGCTGCAGGTTCTCGGCAATACCGAGATTTCATATCTCAACCAGGTTCCACGGAAGCTGGTCGAGAAGCATATCGAAAAACTCTGCCAGTTCCCAATCTCCTGCTTCATCATTACCAAAGGGCTGATCCCACCCGATTTTCTCGTGGAGGAGACGGAGAAGGCAGGTATTCCCCTGCTTGTGACTCCTCTCCAGTCGTCCACCTTCATTTCGCTTATTACCAAATTTCTCGAAGAGCGGCTGCTTCCGACTACCCACATTCACGGAGTGCTTGTGGATGTGCTGGGTGTGGGTGTTCTTCTGCTTGGTAAGAGCGGCATCGGCAAAAGCGAATGTGCTCTGGACCTTGTGATCCGGGGGCATCGCCTAGTCGCCGACGATATCGTCCATATAAAAAAGAAGGTGCCTGCTGCTCTTGTAGGGCGAGCTGCGGAAACGATTCAGCACCACATGGAGATCCGTGGTCTGGGCATCATCAATGTAAAGGACCTGTACGGAGTTTCCTCCATCAGGGAGAAAAAGATCATCGATCTTGTTCTGGAACTTGTAGAGTGGGATCCGGAGCAGGAATATGATCGTCTCGGTATCGATGATCAGACTTACACAATCCTTGATGTCGAGCTTCCACACCTCAAAATTCCTGTTCGACCAGGACGTAACCTGACCTCCATCATAGAAGTTGCCGCCCGTAATTTCCTGCTGAAAGGCATGGGCTACCACTCGGCCATGGAGTTCCACGAGCGGCTTCTGTCACGCCTCGACGTACGGCCTCTCGGAGACGAGGTCGAATAG
- a CDS encoding PTS sugar transporter subunit IIA gives MKNSLVLQQEDVIAELAAGTKYEVLEELALRAVERHPGVDKTELLRVLQDRERLGSTGIGDGIAVPHGKLRHAREVLSVFGRSRSGIDFNALDGRKVHLFFLLVAPEEAVGIHLKMLARISRLLKDSTVRGRLLEAKDEASLFSIIRDQDSRF, from the coding sequence ATGAAAAACAGCCTGGTTCTTCAGCAGGAGGATGTTATCGCCGAGTTGGCGGCTGGAACCAAGTACGAGGTTCTCGAAGAACTTGCCTTACGGGCTGTGGAGCGCCATCCGGGGGTGGATAAGACAGAGCTTCTCAGGGTCTTGCAGGACAGGGAGCGTCTCGGGAGTACGGGGATCGGCGATGGCATAGCTGTTCCCCACGGAAAGCTGCGACATGCCAGAGAAGTTCTCAGCGTGTTCGGTCGCAGCCGTTCGGGGATCGACTTCAACGCCCTGGATGGCAGAAAAGTGCATCTCTTCTTCCTGCTGGTTGCCCCAGAAGAAGCTGTGGGAATACACTTGAAGATGCTGGCAAGGATATCACGTCTGCTGAAGGATTCCACTGTGCGTGGGAGGCTGCTCGAAGCTAAGGACGAAGCCTCCCTCTTCAGCATCATTCGCGACCAGGACAGCCGCTTTTGA
- the hpf gene encoding ribosome hibernation-promoting factor, HPF/YfiA family, whose product MQITTTFRHMEPSDALKGYAEEKLERIKKYIDEPILSQVFLTVEKIRHIAEVTITAKGVTIKAAEETNDMYSALDAVVDKIERQLRRYKERLKEHKPSEVVRERKVVKSVVEAESIEQRKEPVVIRSKTFSIKPMSVEEAVMQMDLLHKDFLVFTDAGTENINVIYRRKDGNYGLIEPSKA is encoded by the coding sequence ATGCAGATTACTACTACGTTCAGACACATGGAGCCCAGCGATGCCCTCAAGGGATATGCAGAAGAAAAGCTGGAGCGTATCAAGAAATATATAGATGAACCCATACTGAGTCAGGTTTTTCTCACTGTGGAAAAGATCCGCCACATCGCCGAAGTGACCATAACCGCCAAAGGGGTAACCATCAAGGCGGCGGAAGAGACCAATGACATGTACTCGGCTCTCGATGCAGTGGTCGACAAGATCGAGCGGCAGCTGCGCCGGTACAAGGAGCGGCTCAAGGAGCATAAACCCTCGGAAGTGGTCCGCGAGCGGAAGGTCGTCAAGAGTGTCGTGGAAGCGGAAAGCATCGAGCAGCGCAAAGAGCCGGTGGTGATTCGCAGCAAAACCTTTTCCATAAAGCCTATGTCGGTGGAGGAGGCGGTCATGCAGATGGACTTGCTCCACAAGGATTTTCTGGTCTTTACGGATGCAGGAACGGAAAACATCAACGTTATCTACCGCCGCAAGGATGGCAATTACGGCCTGATCGAACCTTCCAAGGCATAG
- the rpoN gene encoding RNA polymerase factor sigma-54, with protein sequence MAIEMRQQMKMVQQLVMTPQLQQAIKLLQLSRLELQDVVRQELEENLILDEALDQEESPEAEQFELAEKEVSPEGEGETPDFKEVQAGEETLREMDWDTYLEGYNYSAGEQYYEDDEDRPSYENILTKKGTLFDHLMWQLSLTRLTEEETQVGAEIVGNIDEDGYFRASLSDVAAACNVEEPFVEGVLARIQEFDPPGVGARDLRECLLIQVHQLDMQDTLVETVVSLHLKDLENRKYKQIAKSLGCVVEDILLAAKIISSLDPQPGRLYGQDDVHYISPDIFVHKIGEEYVVVLNDEGLPNLRINPLYSGDWKTTVQDSKVEEYVSDKMRSAMWLIKSIHQRQRTIFKTAKSIVKFQREFFDKGIEYLKPLVLRDVAEDIGMHESTISRVTTNKYMQTPQGLFELKYFFNSGISTNGGDFIASESVKNKIREIVESEDPRKPYSDQCLAELLLAHNINIARRTVTKYREMLRIGSSSERKRFF encoded by the coding sequence ATGGCCATAGAGATGCGCCAGCAAATGAAAATGGTCCAGCAACTGGTTATGACTCCGCAGTTGCAGCAGGCCATCAAGCTCCTCCAGTTGTCCCGCTTGGAGCTGCAGGACGTTGTGCGCCAGGAGTTGGAGGAAAATCTGATTCTCGACGAGGCGCTCGATCAGGAAGAGAGTCCGGAGGCTGAGCAATTCGAGCTGGCCGAAAAGGAAGTGTCGCCTGAGGGGGAGGGGGAGACGCCTGACTTCAAAGAGGTGCAGGCCGGCGAAGAAACCCTTCGCGAAATGGATTGGGATACCTACCTCGAAGGGTACAATTACAGCGCGGGGGAGCAATATTACGAAGACGATGAAGACCGTCCCTCCTACGAAAATATACTTACAAAAAAAGGGACTCTCTTCGACCATCTTATGTGGCAGCTCAGCTTGACCCGCCTGACGGAAGAGGAAACACAAGTCGGCGCAGAGATTGTCGGCAACATAGATGAAGACGGTTACTTCCGTGCCTCCCTATCCGACGTGGCTGCTGCGTGCAATGTGGAGGAACCTTTCGTCGAAGGGGTTCTCGCGCGTATCCAGGAGTTCGACCCTCCGGGAGTAGGGGCCAGGGACCTGCGCGAGTGCCTGCTGATTCAGGTTCACCAGCTCGATATGCAGGACACACTGGTCGAGACGGTCGTAAGCTTGCACCTCAAGGACCTTGAGAACCGCAAGTACAAGCAGATTGCCAAGAGCCTCGGCTGCGTCGTTGAGGATATCCTTCTTGCTGCCAAGATAATATCCTCCCTTGATCCTCAACCCGGACGACTCTATGGCCAGGATGATGTGCATTACATTTCCCCCGATATTTTCGTCCACAAGATCGGTGAAGAATACGTTGTGGTGCTGAACGACGAGGGGCTTCCAAATCTTCGCATCAATCCCCTTTACTCGGGCGACTGGAAAACAACGGTCCAGGACAGTAAAGTTGAGGAGTATGTGAGTGACAAGATGCGCTCGGCCATGTGGCTCATCAAGAGTATTCACCAGCGGCAAAGAACTATATTCAAAACAGCGAAGAGCATAGTCAAGTTCCAACGCGAATTTTTCGACAAAGGGATCGAATACCTCAAACCCCTTGTCCTGCGCGATGTGGCTGAAGACATCGGCATGCATGAATCGACCATCAGTCGTGTCACTACCAACAAGTACATGCAGACCCCCCAGGGGCTCTTCGAGCTGAAGTATTTCTTCAACAGCGGTATATCGACCAACGGCGGCGACTTCATAGCTTCGGAAAGCGTCAAGAACAAGATCAGGGAGATAGTTGAGTCGGAGGACCCGCGCAAGCCCTATAGCGACCAGTGTCTCGCCGAGCTGTTGCTGGCCCACAACATCAATATCGCTCGCCGGACCGTGACCAAGTACCGCGAAATGCTCCGTATCGGATCATCATCGGAGCGAAAAAGATTCTTCTGA
- the lptB gene encoding LPS export ABC transporter ATP-binding protein → MRHPVHAPKLLRCVGLKKSFNGRAVVDGVDLEVASGEVIGLLGPNGAGKTTTFYMVVGLAHPDSGDILLDGEAITDLPMHLRARRGISYLPQEPSVFRKLTVEQNLLAILETMDLSREARLRKVQDLLGDFRITHIAGSKGYALSGGERRRVEIARALVTDPAFILLDEPFAGIDPLAVTDIQNIITELKGRGIGVLISDHNVRETLGVCDKAYILNAGQVLEYGDPQHIAESKKAREIYLGEKFRL, encoded by the coding sequence ATGAGACACCCGGTACATGCTCCAAAATTGCTTCGTTGCGTCGGGTTGAAGAAGAGCTTCAACGGTCGGGCGGTAGTAGATGGCGTCGACCTGGAAGTAGCTTCCGGAGAGGTTATAGGTCTCCTGGGACCTAACGGTGCAGGCAAGACCACGACATTTTACATGGTGGTGGGACTCGCTCATCCTGACAGCGGCGATATCCTCCTCGATGGCGAAGCGATTACCGATCTTCCGATGCATTTGCGGGCTCGCAGGGGCATAAGTTATCTGCCCCAGGAACCTTCGGTGTTCCGCAAGCTGACAGTGGAGCAGAATCTCCTGGCGATACTTGAAACCATGGATCTTTCGCGGGAGGCGCGCCTTCGGAAGGTGCAGGACCTACTCGGGGACTTCCGCATCACCCATATTGCAGGAAGCAAGGGGTATGCACTGTCGGGGGGGGAACGGAGGCGGGTCGAAATAGCCCGAGCCCTCGTAACCGATCCGGCATTCATTCTCCTGGACGAGCCCTTTGCGGGGATAGATCCTTTGGCTGTAACGGATATTCAAAATATTATAACTGAGCTTAAAGGGCGCGGCATCGGGGTTCTTATCTCCGACCACAATGTCCGAGAGACCCTGGGTGTCTGCGACAAGGCTTACATTCTCAACGCCGGACAGGTCCTCGAGTATGGAGATCCGCAGCACATTGCGGAGAGCAAGAAGGCCCGGGAGATTTACCTGGGTGAGAAGTTCCGGCTATGA
- the lptA gene encoding lipopolysaccharide transport periplasmic protein LptA, with translation MKARSWFHAVVLCTLIAACPAWGAAEDRSASPIELKANELHSDSNSRTATFLGQVVAKQGDVTIYADRLVVRYAEQAQAVERVEASGNVRIVQGSRRGEAASAVYDNGRGVITLEGNPRVYQGNDIVSGRVITYYLDEQKSTVTGGSNERVRAVIHPGQGSKSIGTKGDAVPGQRRGGQ, from the coding sequence ATGAAGGCCCGTTCATGGTTTCATGCGGTGGTTCTGTGTACCCTGATCGCCGCCTGTCCGGCGTGGGGGGCGGCAGAGGATCGAAGTGCCTCTCCTATCGAGTTAAAGGCTAATGAGTTACATTCCGATAGTAACAGCAGAACGGCCACCTTCTTGGGCCAGGTGGTAGCGAAGCAGGGGGACGTTACAATTTATGCGGACCGGCTCGTTGTACGTTATGCTGAGCAGGCGCAAGCCGTAGAGAGAGTCGAAGCGTCCGGAAATGTTCGGATAGTGCAGGGGAGCAGGCGCGGAGAGGCAGCCAGTGCAGTCTATGATAACGGCCGCGGTGTTATAACTCTGGAGGGGAATCCGCGGGTCTATCAGGGCAATGACATTGTGTCGGGACGTGTAATCACTTACTATTTGGACGAACAGAAAAGTACTGTGACTGGTGGATCAAACGAGCGTGTGCGTGCGGTGATTCATCCCGGTCAGGGTTCGAAAAGCATCGGCACGAAGGGTGATGCTGTTCCAGGTCAGCGCCGGGGGGGGCAGTGA
- the lptC gene encoding LPS export ABC transporter periplasmic protein LptC, which yields MIKRNNIRQLLALVVVVGAFFIGVTLYINVSPVPPPANPQPQLPGNVDMSLQGIRFTETKNGSEKWDLIADRAEYDKQQDLARLFRVNFKVAGDRRSGEITITADRADYHTVNKHVRLYGNVSARSASGMEFTTSEAFFDSSSEIIRAPGKVNFADSRMRVKGVGMELHTAGRELRIFNGVTATIDPMRLNR from the coding sequence ATGATAAAGCGTAATAATATCAGGCAGCTGCTGGCTTTAGTCGTCGTTGTGGGCGCTTTTTTTATTGGAGTTACACTGTATATTAATGTTTCTCCTGTTCCGCCTCCGGCCAATCCCCAGCCCCAGCTTCCCGGGAATGTCGATATGTCTCTTCAAGGTATACGATTTACCGAAACAAAAAATGGAAGCGAGAAATGGGACCTGATTGCGGACCGGGCTGAATACGATAAGCAACAGGATCTGGCGCGGCTTTTCCGAGTAAATTTCAAAGTTGCCGGTGACCGAAGAAGCGGAGAAATAACCATCACTGCCGATCGCGCCGACTATCATACCGTTAATAAGCATGTACGCCTATACGGCAATGTCAGCGCACGATCGGCATCCGGTATGGAGTTTACGACCAGCGAAGCGTTCTTCGATTCTAGCAGTGAAATTATACGAGCACCGGGAAAAGTGAATTTCGCCGATAGCAGAATGAGGGTCAAGGGAGTCGGCATGGAGTTGCACACCGCAGGCAGAGAGTTGCGTATTTTCAACGGCGTTACCGCTACCATAGACCCGATGAGGCTCAATCGATGA